In Raphanus sativus cultivar WK10039 unplaced genomic scaffold, ASM80110v3 Scaffold2930, whole genome shotgun sequence, the DNA window agtttaaaaattgttgttaATATGTACTCTATATGTTAAACAAATGTTTTATGCTTAAACTTCTTTTTTATAGtagttatcatttttatttattttatactttattaATGCATAATATAGCAGAAATAATCATTTAAagggaaaaatatgaaaaaccaCGCCAAGTTTTCTCTTGCTTTGACCAGAGTAAATTAGTAGGTTATATAAGTGCTCTAATTCTAATATACAAATAGATAAAACTTTATATCTCGATGGGTAAGAGTTTGCCAAATTTACATGAGGTGCTCGGATCAAATATTATACCTGTTTTGGTGAAACATATGAGTCAAGTTTTTTGGTAACTTGACAACGAATGAGTAAAGCCTATACTATAGTTAGAGAACAGTCATATAGGCTCTATAAGTAATATATATTGACCACTATCATCagtgggtttttttttttgacaaaaatctTTTGCTTAATAGAAATAATACAATGTTCTATCCCCTAGAAAGCAGcatgagaaaaaaaacataataatatcaTACTTGACTCATCATGGACTAGAGGAAAATAGAGAGAGCTTGTACATAAAGATTACTTCCGTGTCATTGCTCAACGGCTATGTTTCTTAACGGTGGGGAAACGGTTTGACCATCGAGAGTATCCTGCGGTTATGATTTCCAGAAGATCAGCATTATCCGACATATCCTGGCTCGAAGAGGATAAGCTCCTAGCAATGAATCTGGCCAAACTATCCAAGGAGCAACAACTGAAACTAGCCTGCTTGAGTAGAGCATCCTTCTGATGTGAAATCGAAAATCAGAGAACAGATGCTTGCAGCCACCATTGGTACCGATGGATCCTTAGTACCATCCGCCCAATGCGCCAAGGCTTCCAAAAGACAGGAAAACGTAGACAACTCCGGCGAGAATCTGATTTACTCCCTCTTCAGAAGAAGATTCATGACGGTATCACAAGCCAGGAAGATGCTTCCATTGTCCTCACCATTCTGACCATCGGACCGGATCAGCTTTACTAGGCATCCCATGACCGCTACATAGCCTCTTGAAGCAGCCAAGAGTTTACTTCCTTCAGCCTTCATTGTTATCTGGCAAAGCATTGGGAGCAGGAAGCAGGTTGACATATAATCCAGAAGTTCTTGGACCTGCTCTTTGCATGCATCAGGAGTTTCAGCAAGATAGCTCCCAATCACTCGCACAGATGCAAGACGATCATTTCCTCTCTTCTTTCCATGTTCCTTCGCATCTTTCAGATACTCAGAGCACCACTCCTACTGTCTCGTTAAGCGTCTTAATCACCTTGAGGAAGACAGGTTCATCACTTAGCGCCCCTTCATTTTCACCAACGGTTGATATATACTTGATGATCTTTTCCACCAACGAAAATGCGATAGCGAGATAACGTTGCTTCAAGAGATGCTCTTCAACAGTTGAACTAGGAGCTTCATATTTCACGTATGCAAGTTCATTGGACAAAACAGAAATCTCGACAacgataaacaaaaataataatgtcaCAATAACCAAAGTGTGAAAACAATAATGTATGATGGTTactttataaaacttttatatctTAACTATATCGTATAAGCTTAAAACAACACTTCTAAAGTAGaacaaagaaattaaaattgatttggaaaattaaaaaaaaaagcttattttagtttgttttcttgTCATCTTCTTGGTCAGTGATCTTCTTCGGATCAACAGACTCATCCTCACCTCCAAAACCAAACTCGTTGACACGTGTTTTGTCCACAGGATAAACCCATCTCTGGTACAAGTATATCAAGAATATCACATCTGCAGCAACACCACCACCACATTTAGATCATCatcagtttttttcttcttttgtcaaTTCCAAAACTATCAAAAGAGGCATGAATCAACAAAATCTCAGAGAAAGAttgatttgtattattttacCATCTCGGAAGACAGAAAGACGGTGCAGCATTGGCATTTTGATGACAAAAGCAAAGAGATCGTCGATGATGGTGTTGAGGAACTTATAAGTCATTTGCCTCCATGGTAGATGCGCTACTGACTTTAGCTTATAGTTGATGAACAACTGAGGACACATCATTATgaaacctacaaaaaaaaaaaaaacacaaacattgATTTCACATCAAAAGAATCAAAACACATGAGAGTTTTGAACTGGTGTAAGAGAAATTTTGAAgtgtttttttgtttaccaAACATGTAGACGCAGCTCGTTAGTGAAGATAGTATCCATGAGTACCAGCTCTTGTGTCGTTCGTAGGCTAGTGAATATATGGCGAATCCCGCGACAAGGAGGAGAAGTACATAGGATAAGAATTTAATGGCCATATCATCGTACTCCTTGGTTTTGTTTCTCGCATAGGATTCACGATCGTGGAACCTCAATCTTGGAATCATTCCACTTCGATCAACCTGTAAAAAGTTGAAATATCAGAATGAAAGTGTCACTTGCTGATTTTTCTAGTTTAATGTTATTAGATGGCACCTACCTCTATGCGCATGGCTTTCCCTATTTTCCAGAACTCAATGCAGACGCCAACTCCAGAGCTAGCCAGTATCATCCATGACGTGTCGTTGTCAAGCAGGTAGAGGAAGATGATGAACTGACAGATGAAGTTGAGTACAACAGACTTTGCAGACAGTCCTTCCATAGATTTGTTCTTGTTCCAAAACTGGATATCTGCAGGGAAAGTAATCAGACAATTAGATTAAGCTAATATCAAAAGGATATTAGCTTTTGTATTTGGCGTTTTACCATTTTTGAATGCAAGGAAGTCAAATACAGAATGCAGCATCGAAACACACATTGTGATGCCCAACAGATAGGGATTGCCTTCCAAAAACACCCTCTGCAAGTATTTATaaaccaccaaaaaaaaaaaactacgcTCAAATCTTAGTATATAAGACAATGAAGCTAACTGAGCATAAAGGAACAGAATCAACTACCTTTAGTTCGTCGGATTCACCATCAAGCATGCTTCCATAGCTACGATGAACCTGGAAAGACTGTTCAATCTGCTCAAATAGCTGCCACTTTGTCATGCTTATGGGGCTTACTTCTATGTTAAGTGGTAGCTCTGAGACTGTCTCATTGATTGCAATCAGCTTGTCCCTTAGCAGCCAAAACTCGTTGAAGAACACCGTAGGGTAGTAGTTCACTGTAGTAGGTTCTACTTGTATGTCTGCCAATAACGTTAaggaaagcaaaaaaaaatgttctttaCGAGTTTGACTCAACttatacaacaaaaaaaattgtcatgGAAGATGAAACATGCAGCGGGACACATGTCTAGTGCCTTCAAATGATAAAAGAAACATGTGCCAAGGATACAAGGAGCAATATTTGGTGGTACACCATGCTGTGGATATCTGTGAGTAAAATTGAAGATAATTAGCAAATGCCttataaattcattattttcatttacCAATTATCAGAAGAACGAAGTTACCGAGTAAAGTCATCGACTAGGTTAATGGTGACATTAGGTTTCCAGTAGGATATCCATTCCACAGGGCCCTCATCCTTCAGTTCCGAGTCATGACCATCATCAACCTCCTGCGAAGTCTGCTTTGTGTTGTTAGTTCATAAGAATGTGTGCCAATAACACAAGGCTTCataatacattaaaaaaaacaaaaaaaatccttaTCCAAAAGGTTTCTCTAGATTTCACACACCTCAACTTTTGCCTTGGATTCAGCAGAATCATCTTTAGGATTCCCCAACAGACTCTTCTTCTTATCCGCTTTTCTCTTTGGCAAGTAAGTCGCAACAGCTGAAaccagtaaaaaaaaaaagagaggttgTCTAACGTAATGCCAACATTAAAGAATCTAACTTATCAACTCTTGTTAATTAAAAGGAACCGTTCAGTCTTACGATGCGTCCTGCCGAAGCAGTTAAGAGGTTGGTACTCAGGATCGTTAGGATCTATAGGGAAACCAGATCGAGCAAAGAAGACATGAGCATAGAGACTTCCATTATTCTTCAGTGCCTGCAACCACAAAACATCTCAGACACAACGGAACACTAGttaatatatatcaattaaACTCAAAGGAAGCAAATTGAAattaaagagagaaaataaCTAACCTCGGATGGGTAGTACTTCATTGAAAAGGTCCTAGTGCTCTCAGGCTTCCACACAGCATAAGGAATGTTGGTCTCGTGCCAAACAAGCGCACCATCATTGCTAAAGTCATTGAATTTATCATTCTTCTCCGACAGATAAAACCACATATCCTGTTTTGTcggaaaaaaaaacgaatataCACTTTATTAGAACCTCgaagcgagagagagagagagagagaagggaatCGAATTGGAGAAACCGTACCAAGGGCTCGCCTTTGTGAAAGAGATTGGACATGAGATGAGGAGGAGGCAGAGAAGGATCCACTGGTTTTTGTTTCGGCGAGAAGAACTTTGAAGCGAAGTAGCAGAAGACGGCGATTCTTATGATTCCTGTTATACTCTGCCCaaacccaccaccacctcctTGTCGCTGCTGCTGTTGCTGACCATCAGCGCCTGCTGCCGTTTCAGCTATGGCCGCTGGCGACGCCATAAATTCGCAGAAGAGATGCTTTGCGAATCAAAGCACTTAAAACTTTACTGACGACGAGATGTGGAAAGCAGAGTCTAGAGAGATTACTTAAGGACGTTCCTAGATCTTAACCCGACCGGTCGgtcgggtatttattttatgtttttatcttgggagaattaccaattgtgactcaaaacttggagtcaaacccaaaagagtaccccaacttgggtcaaaggcaaaagtaacttaaaaggctattgaaattacaactatctccttgtgaacaaacaaaaaaacggatttttttttacgtttctacccctcgcaagtcgtctgtaaacagacgacttgaaaataagtcgtccagacgactttaagttaagtcgtctggacagttattcttaaacataatttaaaaattttgtaaaaaatattttgataagtgaaaaattggaattatgtaattaacatatgtcttaagagatataaattaatatataacaaatttcaattgttttcagcccagatgagtgaaagtagtgagtcatgatattctttagtttatgtttcatcaacatatgttgtagtattgtatgtgttcttagggttagattttggaaagcattaaaaccgtttttgaaaatttttaaaattacctaggcgtgttcgtttctgtgtatagtaaacactattgaagtataatttgattttataacgtggttagtaagttaatttagtcattttagtttaggggttcattttagggtattggacgacttaatatttagtcttctgttcccagacgactaaatattaggtcgtctgatgtacattatcagccagaataagtcgtctaaaccggaccaaaccttaaagtttaccaatgtacttttaaagctaaccggattatttacccaatatataaggtgattttttttttttttttcattttccgcgaacagaaaccctaacagttctctctcaccggcgatatcaaaggcgattcgaattcccactatttccgaacaaccatcgttctcaacgtcggctatctatctcacttcattctcaccgttgtcgccgcagcttcttctaaccctagcgccgccgattcctctaaaccctagcgcccccgcttccactatttccgaacaaaccgtcgccctcgccaccgtgctcaccaacgttctcaccgccgcttactctaaacactagctagcaccgccgtttcttctaaaccctagcgccgccgcttcttctaaaccctagcgccgccgcttcttctctgtaaaccgtagcgccgtttctctgtaaaccctaacgccggtaagtcatcaaactcgtggaaaagatgaacataaaacgttgtctctttcaatttactcattctcaccgtttcacgtttattttttcagatctataaccacaatgacgagtactcgaactccttctgcgactaatcaggtccgcttgaaatttttctactggaagacttgtaagtaagtcgtctggaaagtcttcaacctggacgacttagtacgtccatttggaagactttccagacgacttaaatataagtcgtcaactaagtcgtccagttggacgactttctagacgacttatatttaagtcgtctactaagtcgtctggagtaacaattaaggcgtgattgatttagcttgtgttctgacttctattgttgtctttgattattttgcagacaaaaaggatggatattccagaactcccccgtaggttatacacattaggggaagagccagaaccccacaatagcatttcgtatcatacggataacacgaagttgcatactgctcttagggaagctctcactgatgctgaatttgaagagctcaaggagtcgagattgggagttttcatcaagttcaaggagcagggatttggttgggcttcaaggctggttcaccacttgctcggtttaaagctggacattaagaagaagtacgagatgtggtgtctcgttggtccagaacctgcgaggttttcactgttagagtttgaaaacatcactggtctaaactgcgactacatcgaggaccttgagacaccagaatgtgaagttaccccacagatggtttctttctgggagatgatgggagttcatcgggaagctgggccaagtactgatcagataatagcagcactgaagagatgcggggattggtccagggaagatcgcaagcgactcgcgtacctttccatcttcactggattcattgaagggaaaaagttctcaagcgctacacgagctactctcgcaaggctagtgatggatttagaaaggtttgagaattatccatgggggagagtcgcgtttaaggtgctgatggactctttgtggaacaaagatattactggctgttacaccgtggatggctttatacaagttcttcaggtctgggcgtacgaagctattccgggattgggtgctagtattggtctacccagagcaaacagtccgtctccaccgattctggcttacgacggcagcagaggccgcagattcatgaaagctgctatcttgagtcaggtacctttccatcttcacttaattaagtcgtccggaaggtcttccagctggacgacttagtagacgacttattataagtcgtctggaaggtcttccagctggacgacttagtagacgacttattataagtcgtctggaaggtcgtccagctggacgacttagtagacgacttataataagtcgtctggaaggtcgtccagctggacgacttagttgacgacttataattaagtcgtctatttagtattttgtttcaaatatctaactcgattcttcttctatttactgcagacccgcgtgatcaactttgttgagaaggacattagtgaaatgtggccaaaatgggactctgaggttgatgacgtgcccgcggagaacatcattaaagtgatgtatgatcggagaccgtggaagtggaccatggattgctgggaagtcactggtacaaaacccaagtttgtgactccatcgaaaagagccaaagagatggttgtggaggaggtggaggaagacaatcagagacctcggaagaaagctcgtaaagaggctcctaaagaggctcctaaagaggctagagaagaggctcctacagaggctacagaagaggctacagaagaggctagagaagaggctagttgggtgaccagagaggagttagaaaacatgttcaaggacttaggtgacatgatgaaagaggggtttaagaagtgcatcagggagattaggaagatctccgatagattggaagctgtggagaagaaggttggtgtcaccaatcaggctacccctca includes these proteins:
- the LOC108817494 gene encoding uncharacterized protein LOC108817494 isoform X2, with the protein product MASPAAIAETAAGADGQQQQQRQGGGGGFGQSITGIIRIAVFCYFASKFFSPKQKPVDPSLPPPHLMSNLFHKGEPLDMWFYLSEKNDKFNDFSNDGALVWHETNIPYAVWKPESTRTFSMKYYPSEALKNNGSLYAHVFFARSGFPIDPNDPEYQPLNCFGRTHPVATYLPKRKADKKKSLLGNPKDDSAESKAKVEEVDDGHDSELKDEGPVEWISYWKPNVTINLVDDFTRYPQHGVPPNIAPYIQVEPTTVNYYPTVFFNEFWLLRDKLIAINETVSELPLNIEVSPISMTKWQLFEQIEQSFQVHRSYGSMLDGESDELKRVFLEGNPYLLGITMCVSMLHSVFDFLAFKNDIQFWNKNKSMEGLSAKSVVLNFICQFIIFLYLLDNDTSWMILASSGVGVCIEFWKIGKAMRIEVDRSGMIPRLRFHDRESYARNKTKEYDDMAIKFLSYVLLLLVAGFAIYSLAYERHKSWYSWILSSLTSCVYMFGFIMMCPQLFINYKLKSVAHLPWRQMTYKFLNTIIDDLFAFVIKMPMLHRLSVFRDDVIFLIYLYQRWVYPVDKTRVNEFGFGGEDESVDPKKITDQEDDKKTN
- the LOC108817494 gene encoding uncharacterized protein LOC108817494 isoform X1 is translated as MASPAAIAETAAGADGQQQQQRQGGGGGFGQSITGIIRIAVFCYFASKFFSPKQKPVDPSLPPPHLMSNLFHKGEPLDMWFYLSEKNDKFNDFSNDGALVWHETNIPYAVWKPESTRTFSMKYYPSEALKNNGSLYAHVFFARSGFPIDPNDPEYQPLNCFGRTHPVATYLPKRKADKKKSLLGNPKDDSAESKAKVETSQEVDDGHDSELKDEGPVEWISYWKPNVTINLVDDFTRYPQHGVPPNIAPYIQVEPTTVNYYPTVFFNEFWLLRDKLIAINETVSELPLNIEVSPISMTKWQLFEQIEQSFQVHRSYGSMLDGESDELKRVFLEGNPYLLGITMCVSMLHSVFDFLAFKNDIQFWNKNKSMEGLSAKSVVLNFICQFIIFLYLLDNDTSWMILASSGVGVCIEFWKIGKAMRIEVDRSGMIPRLRFHDRESYARNKTKEYDDMAIKFLSYVLLLLVAGFAIYSLAYERHKSWYSWILSSLTSCVYMFGFIMMCPQLFINYKLKSVAHLPWRQMTYKFLNTIIDDLFAFVIKMPMLHRLSVFRDDVIFLIYLYQRWVYPVDKTRVNEFGFGGEDESVDPKKITDQEDDKKTN